Proteins found in one Arachis stenosperma cultivar V10309 chromosome 8, arast.V10309.gnm1.PFL2, whole genome shotgun sequence genomic segment:
- the LOC130945414 gene encoding uncharacterized protein LOC130945414 — protein MGPTSFHSSILNVQLPKYFDKSTDMRYDGTQDPPEHLTTFEAKMNLEGVGDVVRCRAFPITLAGPAIQWFNALPQGSIMAFSDISHSFLAQFTTCIAKAKHTINLLGITQRNRELTQKFLNRFNDECLEIDGLTHSVASLCLTNGLLNEDLRKHLTTKPV, from the coding sequence ATGGGACCTACCTCTTTCCACTCTTCCATCCTCAACGTCCAGCTACCAAAATATTTCGACAAGTCAACAGACATGAGGTACGATGGCACCCAAGACCCCCCAGAACACCTGACGACTTTTGAGGCCAAGATGAACCTGGAAGGTGTCGGCGATGTAGTGAGGTGCCGAGCTTTCCCGATAACGTTAGCAGGTCCCGCAATCCAATGGTTCAACGCGCTTCCGCAGGGGTCCATTATGGCCTTCTCGGATATAAGTCACAGTTTTCTAGCACAGTTTACCACTTGCATCGCCAAGGCCAAACACACGATCAACCTTCTAGGCATCACCCAGAGAAACAGAGAACTGACCCAGAAATTCCTAAATAGGTTCAATGATGAATGCCTGGAAATCGATGGCTTGACCCACTCGGTAGCCAGCCTATGTTTGACGAATGGGTTGCTGAATGAAGACTTAAGGAAACACCTCACCACTAAACCCGTCTGA